The proteins below come from a single Parazoarcus communis genomic window:
- the hpaH gene encoding 2-oxo-hept-4-ene-1,7-dioate hydratase, protein MLPTDTIAAIAQRLHHAEKTREQVRAPSLDHPEITIPDAYAVQREGIRLKLAEGRTIKGHKIGLTSRAMQMSSQIDEPDYGTLLDDMFFDDGATIPNGRFILPMVEVELAFILSHRLEGENVSLFDVISASEYVTPAIEIIDARCHRVDPETKRPRKVMDTISDNAANAGIILGGRPIKPLDVDLRWICALLYRNGVIEETGVAAGVLNHPGNGIAWLAKKFAPHGVALEAGQVILAGSFTRPVAARPGDTFQADYGPMGSISCHFA, encoded by the coding sequence ATGCTCCCAACGGATACCATTGCCGCCATCGCGCAACGCCTTCACCACGCAGAGAAAACCCGCGAACAGGTGCGCGCGCCCTCGCTCGACCACCCCGAGATCACCATCCCCGATGCCTACGCAGTGCAGCGTGAGGGCATCCGCCTCAAGCTTGCTGAAGGCCGCACGATCAAGGGCCACAAGATCGGCCTGACCTCGCGCGCCATGCAGATGTCGTCGCAGATCGACGAGCCCGACTACGGCACCCTGCTCGACGACATGTTCTTCGACGATGGCGCCACCATCCCAAATGGCCGCTTCATTCTGCCGATGGTCGAGGTCGAGCTTGCCTTCATCCTGTCGCACCGCCTGGAAGGCGAAAACGTGAGCCTGTTCGACGTGATCTCGGCGTCGGAATACGTCACCCCGGCCATCGAGATCATCGACGCACGCTGTCACCGGGTCGACCCCGAGACCAAGCGCCCGCGCAAGGTCATGGACACCATCTCGGACAACGCGGCCAATGCCGGCATCATTCTCGGCGGACGCCCGATCAAGCCGCTCGACGTCGACCTGCGCTGGATCTGCGCCCTGCTCTATCGCAACGGCGTGATCGAGGAAACCGGCGTCGCCGCCGGCGTGCTGAATCACCCGGGCAACGGCATCGCCTGGCTGGCGAAGAAGTTTGCGCCCCACGGTGTCGCACTGGAAGCCGGCCAGGTGATTCTCGCCGGCTCCTTCACCCGCCCGGTGGCGGCACGCCCGGGCGACACCTTCCAGGCGGACTACGGCCCCATGGGCAGCATCAGCTGCCACTTCGCCTGA
- a CDS encoding bacteriohemerythrin: MQELAWSDALLTGIDVIDRQHRGLVDMINATAARLEDQSELSAEEVRSLVGFLKDYTEVHFSTEEALMSLCGLSPAYAQAHHHNHDRFLALVGDMADELGDDAVPDGRQLLAFLGDWLIRHIRGEDQGLARRLRDARQATDAALSTAQSSARAQAAPAAPLMFADALAQGSAALHASEADVLAFISGDRSAALVVALDAALLPGEVIQANAAAEAYFGAEAGALGGRPGTSLFSDAQVQRLPVVMSEVLMHGSFEGVLECVGADGKPGAAAARVTHLVLNGRIVILVLLSAAQREVAGKRAAVPEDAGRTALSRHPLFMCLTLDEMTALEQQARLVRLDKSQQLFANGTDPAGLYIVISGQVGVFAANERGDEKVLDIMVAPQIVGEVEVLARRASPATARSLSSSTLLMIPADALRALQSSSPAFAAAVTAHLGRRMHERVREIAALTLHTAMERTIDFLLAHGTDNGDGGVDTVLPAQKGIIASYLNINGATLSRNFQQLSDCGLISVSRRFVTIPDREALLRFRLQ, translated from the coding sequence ATGCAAGAGTTGGCGTGGAGTGACGCACTGTTGACGGGAATCGACGTCATCGACCGGCAGCACCGGGGGCTGGTCGACATGATCAACGCCACCGCGGCGCGGCTGGAAGATCAGTCCGAACTCAGCGCTGAGGAGGTCCGCTCGCTGGTGGGCTTCCTGAAGGACTACACCGAAGTCCATTTCAGCACCGAAGAGGCCTTGATGAGCCTGTGCGGACTGTCCCCTGCCTACGCGCAGGCACACCACCATAATCACGACCGCTTCCTCGCGCTCGTGGGCGACATGGCAGATGAACTCGGCGACGATGCAGTGCCGGACGGCCGGCAGTTGCTGGCGTTTCTCGGTGACTGGCTGATTCGTCATATCCGTGGCGAGGATCAGGGGCTCGCCCGGCGGCTGCGCGATGCACGACAGGCGACCGATGCCGCCCTGAGCACTGCGCAGTCGAGCGCACGCGCGCAGGCCGCACCCGCCGCGCCGCTGATGTTCGCGGATGCGCTCGCCCAGGGCAGCGCCGCGCTCCATGCCAGCGAAGCCGATGTGCTGGCGTTCATCTCCGGGGACCGCTCCGCGGCACTGGTGGTCGCACTCGATGCGGCCTTGCTGCCCGGGGAGGTGATTCAGGCCAATGCCGCTGCCGAGGCGTATTTCGGCGCCGAGGCGGGGGCGCTTGGCGGACGCCCCGGCACCAGCCTGTTCAGTGATGCCCAGGTTCAACGTCTGCCGGTGGTGATGAGCGAAGTGCTGATGCACGGCAGCTTCGAAGGCGTGCTTGAGTGCGTCGGTGCAGACGGGAAGCCCGGGGCCGCAGCGGCCCGCGTGACCCATCTCGTACTCAATGGCCGCATCGTCATTCTGGTGCTGCTGTCGGCAGCCCAGCGCGAGGTGGCCGGGAAGCGGGCTGCAGTTCCGGAAGATGCAGGCAGGACTGCGCTCTCGCGCCACCCCCTGTTCATGTGCCTGACGCTGGATGAAATGACTGCGCTCGAGCAGCAGGCACGCCTGGTTCGACTCGACAAGTCGCAGCAGCTGTTCGCGAACGGCACGGATCCGGCCGGGCTCTACATTGTCATCAGCGGTCAGGTGGGGGTGTTTGCCGCGAACGAGCGTGGCGACGAGAAGGTGCTCGACATCATGGTCGCGCCACAGATCGTGGGCGAAGTCGAGGTGCTCGCCCGCCGGGCTTCGCCGGCAACGGCCCGCAGCCTCTCGTCCTCCACCCTGCTGATGATTCCAGCCGACGCCCTGCGCGCGCTTCAGTCTTCCAGCCCGGCTTTTGCTGCTGCGGTGACGGCGCACCTTGGGCGGCGCATGCACGAGCGGGTTCGCGAGATCGCGGCCCTGACCCTGCATACCGCAATGGAGCGCACGATCGACTTTCTGCTCGCGCACGGCACCGACAACGGCGACGGTGGTGTTGATACCGTGCTGCCGGCGCAGAAGGGCATCATCGCGTCCTACCTCAATATCAACGGCGCGACGCTGTCGCGGAATTTTCAGCAGCTCTCCGATTGCGGCCTGATCAGTGTCAGCCGCCGTTTCGTGACCATCCCGGATCGTGAGGCGCTGCTGCGTTTTCGTCTGCAGTGA
- a CDS encoding class II aldolase/adducin family protein, with protein sequence MPNTKRYYEHPARFSDTEWQARVQLAAMYRIFAYLKWDESIYNHISLRVPGEPGHFLINPFGLHYSEVCASNLVKIDIDGNIIGHADWPINPAGFTFHSAIHATVPDGHCVMHVHTTATQAVCCLKDGLSFSNFYAAQLYGKIAYHDFEGITVHLDEGKRILASAGDKPVLLLRNHGPVVIGATLAQAFSLMWLVNRACEIQLATQSMGQELELPTPVLEKCVADSLNFDPKYGAGEDAFAAFVRLVERQDPSFRH encoded by the coding sequence ATGCCGAACACCAAACGCTACTACGAACACCCCGCCCGCTTCAGCGACACCGAATGGCAGGCCCGCGTGCAGCTTGCCGCGATGTACCGCATCTTTGCCTACCTCAAGTGGGACGAGTCGATCTACAACCATATCTCGCTGCGCGTACCGGGCGAGCCCGGCCACTTCCTGATCAATCCCTTCGGACTGCATTACAGCGAAGTCTGCGCATCCAATCTGGTCAAGATCGACATCGACGGCAACATCATCGGCCATGCTGACTGGCCAATCAATCCGGCTGGATTCACCTTCCACAGTGCGATCCATGCAACCGTGCCGGACGGCCACTGCGTGATGCACGTCCACACCACGGCGACTCAGGCCGTGTGCTGCCTGAAGGACGGCCTCTCGTTCAGCAACTTCTACGCCGCCCAGCTCTACGGCAAGATTGCCTATCACGACTTTGAAGGCATCACCGTTCATCTGGACGAAGGCAAGCGCATCCTTGCCAGCGCAGGGGACAAGCCTGTGCTGCTGCTGCGCAACCACGGTCCGGTCGTGATCGGGGCAACACTGGCGCAGGCTTTTTCCCTGATGTGGCTGGTCAATCGCGCCTGCGAAATTCAGCTCGCCACCCAATCCATGGGGCAGGAGCTTGAACTGCCGACACCGGTTCTGGAAAAATGCGTCGCGGATTCGCTGAACTTCGACCCCAAGTACGGTGCAGGAGAAGACGCCTTCGCCGCGTTCGTCCGCCTGGTCGAGCGGCAGGACCCGAGTTTCCGCCACTGA
- a CDS encoding TRAP transporter substrate-binding protein, giving the protein MNTLRLSSLALLAGFVALPAAAQEVTLKVSHFLPGMALAQKAVLEPWCDDLGRASAGRIKCQFFPSMQLGGTPAQLPDLVKNGVADIVWTAPGYSAGRFPKTEALELPGVLPLGGAAQGRAIWPFFEQQLQAEYSAFKVLAMHGDGGMNIHTAKTAINVSDDLKGLKLRAPNRTIARTLTALGATPVAMPPAQMTEAISKGVVDGASAVWEVIVPTKLDEVTHFHMETPDDQPAMGATILTVLMNKDRYAALPADLRDIIDRHSGPALVSRFGQAWDGAIATARDKVKAAGHTVTQVEGAAYTSMRERALPVEQEWVADAKGKGFDGAALIAAARTAAAKSRP; this is encoded by the coding sequence ATGAACACCCTGCGCCTTTCATCCCTCGCCCTGCTCGCCGGCTTTGTTGCCCTTCCCGCCGCAGCGCAGGAAGTCACCCTCAAGGTGAGCCACTTCCTCCCCGGCATGGCGCTCGCCCAGAAAGCCGTACTCGAGCCCTGGTGCGACGATCTCGGCCGCGCCTCGGCCGGTCGCATCAAGTGCCAGTTCTTCCCGTCCATGCAGCTTGGCGGCACCCCGGCGCAGCTGCCCGACCTGGTCAAGAACGGCGTGGCCGACATCGTGTGGACCGCGCCGGGCTATTCGGCCGGTCGCTTCCCCAAAACCGAGGCGCTGGAGCTGCCCGGCGTGCTGCCGCTTGGCGGCGCCGCTCAGGGCCGGGCGATCTGGCCCTTCTTCGAGCAGCAACTGCAAGCCGAATACAGCGCATTCAAGGTGCTCGCAATGCACGGCGATGGCGGCATGAACATTCACACTGCAAAGACTGCCATCAATGTCTCTGACGACCTCAAGGGCCTCAAGCTGCGCGCGCCCAACCGCACCATCGCCCGCACCCTGACCGCACTCGGCGCCACGCCGGTGGCAATGCCGCCTGCGCAGATGACCGAAGCCATCTCCAAGGGCGTCGTCGATGGCGCGTCCGCGGTGTGGGAAGTCATCGTGCCGACCAAGCTCGACGAGGTCACCCACTTCCACATGGAAACCCCGGACGATCAACCGGCAATGGGTGCGACCATCCTGACCGTGCTGATGAACAAGGACCGTTACGCCGCCCTGCCCGCCGATCTGCGCGATATCATCGATCGCCATAGCGGCCCCGCGCTGGTGTCCCGTTTCGGTCAGGCATGGGACGGTGCCATCGCCACCGCGCGTGACAAGGTCAAGGCGGCCGGACACACCGTGACGCAGGTTGAAGGCGCTGCCTACACAAGCATGCGCGAACGTGCCCTTCCTGTTGAACAGGAATGGGTCGCCGATGCCAAAGGCAAGGGCTTCGATGGCGCTGCGCTGATTGCAGCAGCACGCACTGCAGCCGCCAAGTCCCGTCCCTGA
- the hpaD gene encoding 3,4-dihydroxyphenylacetate 2,3-dioxygenase has product MGKLALAAKITHVPSMYLSEIDGPHKGCRQPAIDGHIEIGRRCRELGVDTIVVFDTHWLVNGGYHINCAPQFEGVYTSNELPHFIKNMPYAYDGNPALGKILAEVCTADGVHTRAHDATTLALEYGTLVPMRYMNTDRHFKVVSVSALCTVHNLEDSVRLGAAMRKAVEEQYDGTVAFFASGSLSHRFAQNGTAEAFMHKMWSPFLETMDHAVVDLWERGDWKTFCAMLPEYADKCHGEGFMHDTAMLLGAVGWDQYQGKVEVITPFFGSSGTGQINAIFPL; this is encoded by the coding sequence ATGGGCAAACTCGCGCTCGCAGCAAAAATCACCCACGTCCCGTCAATGTACCTGTCGGAGATCGACGGACCGCACAAGGGCTGCCGCCAGCCCGCCATCGACGGCCACATCGAAATCGGCCGCCGCTGCCGCGAACTCGGGGTGGACACCATCGTCGTCTTCGATACGCACTGGCTGGTCAATGGCGGCTACCACATCAATTGCGCCCCACAATTCGAAGGTGTCTATACCAGTAACGAGTTGCCGCACTTCATCAAGAACATGCCTTACGCGTACGACGGCAACCCGGCGCTGGGCAAGATCCTGGCCGAGGTGTGCACCGCCGACGGCGTCCACACCCGTGCCCACGACGCCACCACGCTGGCACTGGAGTACGGCACCCTGGTGCCGATGCGCTACATGAACACCGACCGTCACTTCAAGGTGGTGTCCGTGTCAGCGCTGTGTACCGTGCATAACCTCGAGGACTCGGTGCGCCTCGGCGCTGCGATGCGCAAGGCCGTGGAGGAGCAGTACGACGGCACGGTGGCCTTCTTCGCCAGCGGTTCGCTGTCGCACCGCTTTGCGCAGAACGGCACGGCCGAAGCGTTCATGCACAAGATGTGGAGCCCCTTTCTCGAAACCATGGACCACGCGGTCGTCGACCTGTGGGAACGCGGCGACTGGAAGACCTTCTGCGCGATGCTCCCCGAGTACGCCGACAAGTGCCACGGCGAAGGCTTCATGCATGACACGGCGATGCTGCTCGGCGCCGTCGGCTGGGATCAGTACCAGGGCAAGGTCGAAGTGATCACCCCCTTCTTCGGCAGCTCCGGCACCGGCCAGATCAACGCCATTTTCCCACTCTGA
- the hppD gene encoding 4-hydroxyphenylpyruvate dioxygenase — MTDLFENPMGLMGFEFVEFASPKPNVLEPIFEMMGFTRVAQHRSKDVTLYRQGDINFIVNREPRSIPAYFAAEHGPSACGMAFRVRDAQFAFKRAIELGAQPLDMPTGPMELRLPAIRGIGGAPLYLIDRYGDGTSIYDIDFNFIEGVDRHPVGHGFKLIDHLTHNVYRGRMSHWGSFYERIFNFREIRYFDIKGEYTGLTSRAMTAPDGKIRIPLNEESSKGSGQIEEFLMKFNGEGIQHVALLTDDLIGSVDKLRAAGVPLMTAPPATYYEMLSERLPGHGENADELQARGILLDGSTEGGKQRLLLQIFSETLLGPVFFEFIQRKGDDGFGEGNFKALFESLERDQIRRGAITVPE, encoded by the coding sequence ATGACCGACCTGTTTGAAAATCCGATGGGGCTGATGGGCTTCGAGTTCGTCGAATTCGCTTCGCCCAAGCCGAATGTGCTCGAACCCATTTTCGAGATGATGGGCTTCACCCGCGTGGCGCAGCATCGCTCGAAGGATGTCACGCTGTATCGTCAGGGCGACATCAACTTCATCGTCAACCGCGAGCCGCGCAGCATTCCCGCCTATTTTGCCGCCGAGCACGGGCCTTCTGCCTGCGGCATGGCGTTTCGCGTGCGCGATGCGCAGTTTGCCTTCAAGCGCGCAATCGAACTCGGCGCCCAGCCGCTGGACATGCCGACCGGCCCGATGGAGCTGCGCCTGCCTGCGATCCGGGGCATTGGCGGCGCGCCGCTGTACCTGATCGACCGCTACGGCGATGGCACCTCGATCTACGACATCGACTTCAACTTCATCGAAGGCGTGGATCGCCATCCGGTCGGCCACGGTTTCAAGCTCATCGACCACCTGACGCACAACGTCTATCGCGGCCGCATGAGCCATTGGGGCAGTTTCTACGAGCGCATCTTCAACTTCCGCGAGATCCGCTACTTCGACATCAAGGGCGAGTACACCGGCCTGACCTCGCGTGCGATGACCGCGCCCGACGGCAAGATCCGTATCCCGCTCAACGAGGAATCGTCCAAAGGCTCGGGCCAGATCGAGGAGTTCCTGATGAAGTTCAACGGCGAGGGCATCCAGCATGTGGCGCTGCTCACCGACGACCTCATCGGCAGCGTGGACAAGCTGCGCGCGGCAGGCGTGCCGCTAATGACGGCGCCGCCCGCCACCTATTACGAGATGCTGAGCGAACGCCTGCCGGGGCATGGCGAGAATGCGGACGAACTCCAGGCGCGGGGCATCCTGCTCGATGGCAGTACCGAAGGCGGCAAGCAGCGTCTGCTGCTGCAGATCTTCTCCGAGACCCTGCTCGGGCCGGTGTTCTTCGAGTTCATCCAGCGCAAGGGTGACGATGGCTTCGGCGAAGGCAACTTCAAGGCCTTGTTCGAATCGCTCGAACGCGACCAGATCCGGCGCGGCGCGATTACCGTGCCGGAATAA
- a CDS encoding alanyl-tRNA editing protein, which produces MTDRVFHADSYARQCDTVVTRSEPGIVELERTVFYPTGGGQPGDRGVLILEDGSRLTVIDTIKGEGEAIVHRIADDAPVPAPGTRLQAEIDWERRHTLMRYHTCLHLLCAVVDAPVTGGRMAEDKAHLDFDIDMEKLVAADIEAALNALIARDQPVETGAISDAELDANPGLVKTMSVQPPRGQGSVRTIRVGDIDYQPCGGTHLRRTGEIGTASVVRIRSEGKRNKRVTIVLGD; this is translated from the coding sequence GTGACCGATCGTGTCTTTCATGCAGACAGCTATGCACGCCAGTGCGACACCGTGGTGACCCGCAGCGAACCGGGCATCGTCGAGCTTGAGCGCACGGTGTTCTACCCCACGGGTGGCGGGCAGCCCGGCGACCGCGGCGTGCTGATCCTTGAGGACGGAAGCCGGCTGACGGTCATCGACACGATCAAGGGAGAGGGCGAAGCCATCGTGCACCGCATTGCCGACGACGCTCCCGTGCCCGCCCCGGGAACGCGGCTTCAGGCCGAGATCGACTGGGAGCGGCGCCACACCCTGATGCGTTACCACACCTGCCTGCATCTGCTGTGCGCCGTGGTCGATGCGCCAGTGACCGGCGGCAGGATGGCAGAAGACAAGGCCCACCTGGATTTCGACATCGACATGGAAAAGCTCGTGGCCGCAGACATCGAAGCCGCGCTCAACGCCCTCATCGCGCGCGACCAGCCGGTGGAAACCGGTGCCATCAGCGACGCCGAGCTCGATGCGAATCCGGGGCTGGTGAAGACGATGTCGGTGCAGCCACCGCGCGGCCAGGGCAGCGTGCGCACCATCCGAGTAGGCGACATCGACTATCAGCCCTGTGGCGGCACCCATTTGCGCCGGACCGGCGAGATCGGCACGGCCAGCGTGGTCAGGATCCGCTCCGAGGGCAAGCGCAACAAGCGCGTGACGATCGTGCTCGGCGACTGA
- a CDS encoding 5-carboxymethyl-2-hydroxymuconate Delta-isomerase, with protein sequence MAHLIFEYTDNLGTAADIPGLLRKANQVMIAQDVFPVGGIRSRAIELKDYCVADGSADDAFVHATVKIGAGRSAEARQKTGDDLFEMMKAHFAALYASRGLALSLELIEFSEAGTWKHNNIHARYRKT encoded by the coding sequence ATGGCGCACCTCATCTTCGAATACACCGACAACCTCGGCACCGCTGCAGACATCCCCGGTCTGCTGCGCAAGGCCAATCAGGTGATGATCGCCCAGGACGTATTTCCTGTCGGCGGCATCCGTTCGCGCGCGATCGAACTCAAGGACTACTGCGTCGCCGACGGCAGCGCCGACGACGCCTTTGTTCATGCAACGGTCAAGATCGGCGCGGGCCGCAGCGCAGAAGCACGGCAGAAGACCGGCGACGACCTGTTCGAGATGATGAAGGCCCACTTCGCTGCGCTCTACGCCAGTCGCGGCCTCGCGCTCTCGCTCGAGCTCATCGAGTTTTCCGAAGCCGGCACGTGGAAGCACAACAACATCCACGCCCGCTACCGCAAGACCTGA
- a CDS encoding 2-dehydropantoate 2-reductase: protein MKICLYGAGAVGGLIGARIAASGQPVSVVARGSTLTALQRDGLGLRDAEGLRHFPARAVADPAELGPQDLVIVAVKEPAMATVAAAIGPLIGPATKVMTAMNGVPWWFFDGLSGPLAGAPLTSVDPAGELRSRIPSAQVIGCVVHIACATLAPGVSLHRMGNGLIIGDATGPTTPATRAVAEVLTAAGFDLTVSDRIQRDIWFKLWGNMTMNPVSAITGATSDRILDDELVEAFCVQVMEEAAAVGERIGCPVTQSPGERNAVTRKLGAMKTSMLQDVEAGRALEVDALLGVVHEIAGKAGVAVPNVAALLGLVRLFARTRGLY, encoded by the coding sequence ATGAAGATCTGTCTTTATGGCGCCGGCGCGGTGGGCGGTCTGATCGGCGCACGCATCGCCGCTAGCGGTCAGCCCGTGTCGGTGGTCGCGCGCGGTTCGACGCTGACGGCACTGCAGCGCGATGGCCTCGGCCTTCGGGACGCGGAAGGACTGCGTCACTTCCCGGCACGGGCAGTGGCCGACCCGGCCGAACTCGGACCGCAAGACCTCGTGATCGTCGCCGTCAAGGAACCGGCGATGGCCACGGTCGCAGCGGCCATCGGGCCGCTGATCGGCCCCGCCACCAAGGTCATGACGGCAATGAACGGCGTGCCGTGGTGGTTCTTCGACGGCCTGTCCGGACCGCTGGCCGGCGCCCCCCTCACCAGCGTCGATCCTGCAGGCGAGTTGCGCAGCCGCATTCCGTCCGCTCAGGTCATCGGCTGCGTCGTACATATCGCCTGCGCCACCCTGGCGCCCGGCGTGAGCCTGCACAGGATGGGCAACGGCCTGATCATCGGCGACGCCACCGGCCCCACCACGCCCGCCACCCGGGCAGTGGCTGAAGTGCTCACTGCTGCGGGTTTTGATCTCACCGTATCCGATCGCATCCAGCGCGACATCTGGTTCAAGCTGTGGGGAAACATGACGATGAACCCGGTGTCGGCGATTACCGGCGCCACCAGTGACCGGATCCTCGATGACGAACTGGTCGAGGCTTTCTGCGTGCAGGTCATGGAAGAAGCTGCTGCCGTGGGGGAGCGCATCGGCTGTCCGGTGACGCAAAGCCCCGGCGAGCGCAATGCGGTCACGCGCAAGCTCGGGGCAATGAAGACCTCGATGCTGCAGGACGTGGAAGCCGGCCGTGCGCTGGAGGTCGACGCGCTGCTCGGCGTGGTGCATGAGATCGCAGGCAAGGCCGGCGTCGCAGTGCCCAACGTGGCCGCCCTGCTCGGCCTGGTGAGACTGTTTGCCCGCACCCGCGGGCTGTACTGA
- a CDS encoding aldolase/citrate lyase family protein, with protein sequence MQMPKNHFKRALAAGEFQVGAFLGLIDPCCAEIMASAGFDWLMVDGEHGANDPRSVLAQLQAMAPYPVKVVVRTVDHDVARIKQYLDVGVQSLLVPMVESAEQARALVRAMRYPPSGIRGVGTALARAARWNGVEGYFDQADAEMCLIVQIESRAGLEAIDEILAVEGVDAVFVGPSDLAASLGHLGNPGHPEVSAAVSDALSRIAAAGKAAGVFSADPAAAERYRQAGASFVAAGVDTLLLRNAAVQLAGRFKTADAPRAGAAY encoded by the coding sequence ATGCAGATGCCCAAGAATCACTTCAAGCGCGCGCTCGCCGCGGGCGAGTTTCAGGTCGGTGCCTTTCTCGGCCTGATCGATCCCTGTTGCGCCGAGATCATGGCCAGTGCCGGATTCGACTGGCTGATGGTGGACGGCGAGCACGGGGCCAATGATCCGCGCTCGGTGCTTGCCCAGCTTCAGGCCATGGCGCCCTACCCGGTCAAAGTGGTCGTTCGCACCGTGGATCACGATGTTGCACGCATCAAGCAGTACCTCGACGTCGGCGTCCAGTCGCTGCTCGTGCCGATGGTCGAATCGGCAGAACAAGCGCGCGCGCTGGTTCGCGCAATGCGCTACCCGCCGTCCGGCATCCGCGGTGTCGGCACCGCACTGGCCCGCGCAGCGCGCTGGAACGGCGTCGAAGGCTACTTCGATCAGGCCGATGCAGAGATGTGCCTGATCGTGCAGATCGAATCACGTGCCGGACTCGAAGCAATCGACGAAATCCTCGCAGTGGAAGGTGTCGATGCCGTTTTCGTCGGCCCCTCCGACCTCGCCGCATCCCTCGGCCACCTTGGCAACCCCGGCCATCCGGAGGTGAGCGCCGCGGTAAGCGACGCCCTTTCGCGCATCGCCGCCGCCGGCAAGGCTGCCGGGGTGTTTTCCGCCGACCCCGCAGCTGCCGAGCGCTACCGCCAGGCCGGCGCCAGCTTCGTCGCCGCCGGCGTCGACACCCTGCTGCTGCGCAACGCCGCCGTGCAACTCGCCGGCCGCTTCAAGACTGCCGACGCCCCGCGCGCCGGCGCAGCTTACTGA
- a CDS encoding NAD-dependent succinate-semialdehyde dehydrogenase: MLNLKDPGLLRQACYIDGHWVAADSGEHFPVTDPADGRVIASVPRAGAAETERAIAAAEKALPAWRARTAAERARVLRRWYELMLAHQDDLALIMTAEQGKPLAEAKGEIAYAAAYLEWFAEEAKRAYGDVIPSPFADRRIVVTKEPVGVCAAITPWNFPSAMITRKAGPALAAGCTMILKPAEQTPLSALALAELAERAGVPAGVFSVVTGDARAIGGVLTASPVVRKLTFTGSTEVGRLLMQQCAPTIKKLSLELGGNAPFIVFDDADLDAAVAGAMVSKYRNAGQTCVCSNRFLVQEGVYEAFADKLATAVAALKVGKGTEDGVTQGPLIDEAAIAKVESLVADAVGKGAQVVTGGARHEFGGTWFQPTILTDVTPEMAVAKEEIFGPVAPLFRFRTEEEAVAMANDTEFGLAAYFYARDIGRVWRVSGQLEYGMVGINTGLISTEVAPFGGVKNSGLGREGSHHGLDEYMELKYLSMGGL; this comes from the coding sequence ATGCTGAACCTCAAGGATCCCGGCCTGCTGCGGCAGGCCTGCTACATCGACGGCCACTGGGTCGCCGCGGACAGCGGAGAACACTTTCCGGTCACCGATCCGGCCGACGGCCGCGTCATCGCCAGCGTACCCCGTGCCGGTGCGGCCGAAACCGAACGCGCCATCGCCGCGGCGGAGAAGGCACTGCCGGCCTGGCGCGCACGCACTGCAGCCGAGCGCGCCCGCGTCCTGCGGCGCTGGTACGAACTGATGCTCGCGCATCAGGACGACCTCGCGCTCATCATGACGGCGGAGCAGGGAAAGCCCCTCGCCGAGGCGAAAGGCGAGATCGCCTATGCCGCGGCCTATCTCGAATGGTTTGCCGAAGAGGCCAAGCGCGCCTATGGCGACGTGATTCCCTCACCATTCGCCGACCGCCGCATCGTGGTCACCAAGGAGCCGGTCGGCGTCTGTGCGGCCATCACACCGTGGAATTTCCCCTCGGCGATGATCACCCGCAAGGCGGGCCCTGCTCTCGCGGCCGGCTGCACGATGATCCTCAAACCCGCCGAACAGACCCCGCTGTCGGCGCTCGCACTGGCTGAACTGGCCGAGCGTGCCGGCGTACCCGCTGGCGTGTTCAGTGTCGTCACCGGCGATGCGCGTGCCATCGGCGGTGTGCTCACCGCCAGCCCTGTGGTGCGAAAGCTCACCTTCACCGGCTCCACCGAAGTCGGCCGTCTGCTGATGCAGCAATGTGCGCCGACGATCAAGAAGCTCTCGCTCGAACTCGGCGGCAATGCGCCCTTCATCGTCTTCGACGACGCCGACCTCGACGCCGCGGTCGCGGGTGCCATGGTGTCCAAGTACCGCAACGCGGGCCAGACCTGCGTGTGCAGCAATCGCTTCCTGGTGCAGGAAGGCGTGTACGAAGCCTTCGCCGACAAGCTCGCCACCGCTGTGGCGGCACTCAAGGTCGGCAAGGGCACTGAGGACGGCGTGACCCAGGGACCGCTGATCGATGAGGCCGCCATTGCCAAGGTCGAATCGCTGGTCGCGGATGCGGTCGGCAAGGGTGCGCAGGTCGTGACCGGCGGCGCTCGCCACGAATTCGGCGGCACCTGGTTCCAGCCCACCATCCTCACTGACGTGACCCCCGAAATGGCGGTGGCGAAGGAAGAAATCTTCGGCCCGGTCGCCCCGCTGTTCCGCTTCCGCACCGAAGAAGAAGCGGTCGCCATGGCCAACGACACCGAGTTCGGCCTCGCGGCCTATTTCTACGCACGCGACATTGGCCGCGTATGGCGGGTCTCGGGCCAGCTCGAATACGGCATGGTCGGCATCAATACCGGCCTGATCTCGACCGAGGTTGCGCCCTTCGGCGGGGTCAAGAACTCGGGCCTTGGCCGCGAAGGTTCGCACCATGGGCTCGATGAATACATGGAGTTGAAGTACCTGTCGATGGGCGGGCTCTAG